A window of the Streptomyces finlayi genome harbors these coding sequences:
- a CDS encoding recombination directionality factor yields the protein MARKSIWAKDEENKPAERKVYTDDTVGRLHNGCTEWDETKKKHLPVSLEKWRVSTGDKVVADAVAQLFGGTPVENEESTSENFIDVFTDAKKVPVIIEQEGIYWDMKQWINGKLVHHCDGFNFLSHPRDEKLVGAECGCPVLFADRKQAADDYQGPNPSIKVTFRFADDPELGLFSFQTGSWTLFKIIHESEGALEDVGETATGALELEYVEYTAKKGKMRGKLVTYTKPVIHIGRAYNDAIAE from the coding sequence ATGGCGCGTAAGAGCATTTGGGCGAAGGACGAAGAGAACAAGCCGGCGGAGCGCAAGGTGTACACGGATGACACCGTGGGCCGACTCCACAACGGTTGTACGGAGTGGGACGAGACGAAGAAGAAGCACCTTCCCGTTTCGCTGGAGAAGTGGCGCGTCTCGACCGGTGACAAGGTCGTGGCTGACGCGGTCGCCCAGCTCTTCGGCGGTACTCCCGTGGAGAACGAGGAGAGCACTTCCGAGAACTTCATCGACGTTTTCACGGACGCGAAGAAGGTTCCGGTGATCATCGAACAGGAGGGGATCTATTGGGACATGAAGCAGTGGATCAACGGCAAGCTCGTGCACCACTGCGACGGCTTCAACTTCCTGTCTCACCCCCGGGACGAAAAGCTTGTGGGCGCGGAGTGCGGTTGCCCCGTGCTCTTCGCTGACCGGAAGCAGGCAGCAGACGACTACCAGGGGCCGAACCCTTCTATCAAGGTGACCTTCCGGTTTGCCGACGATCCGGAGCTTGGTCTTTTCTCTTTCCAGACCGGATCGTGGACGCTCTTCAAGATCATCCACGAGTCGGAAGGCGCGCTTGAGGACGTAGGCGAGACGGCTACCGGCGCGCTTGAGCTGGAGTACGTGGAGTACACCGCGAAGAAGGGGAAGATGCGTGGCAAGCTCGTCACGTACACGAAGCCGGTCATTCACATTGGCCGCGCGTACAACGATGCGATTGCCGAGTGA
- a CDS encoding phage/plasmid primase, P4 family gives MEFAAILGKFDQVTEEADGGYLAVCPAHNDSRPSLRIWRGDDDKVRMTCRASCETKDVIKAVGLPWAALFNATGEGNTVPREAPKLVTGVPVTKLRMWLDSLYVNSVGDAADYAADRFGLTLDDFTRLELGASVAVADPYATPDFISQSFARFPRLVVPLTGFDGVTRGAQGRDLSGKCPGRWLSLSNPEGQRWAQYGVFRGESGYGAVIVSEGPGDGLTSVALGYDAVCIRGAALAGSPDLLAELAEGLKGSQVIAAGDNDEAGQRFNRALADGLKPYGIDVYALPIPDLGPKTDVTKWREANPDIFAPAFHAAVKSAQPVIDRAVAEAAHRKAEVAQRTGATVVSSDQGADAARILGELAATYGEEADAMNAYALVAFTEGRIKHATGLGFFVWDGVTWVKSATRVRQEIHAMGAALVLAGFVKESRGFTSTSKINNLLEELRSVPSVYVDAEEFDAKPHLLSFANGVVDLRTGKLRAHDKEDMLTVSLPLDYDPDAKAPRWEQFIAEIFPGNPDLIDYVRRLVGYGITGNTSEQCFAVLWGKGANGKSVFTETLTDVFGRITSTTPFATFEDKGNGGGIPNDLAALRGARLVMASEGESGKPMSEAVLKRVTGKDKVTARFLRQEFFTFAPTFLIMLATNHKPKFRSQDEGLWRRVKLIPFARYFAPNERDYDLDRKLRAEAAGIIAWAVRGAVEWYAQGLRDPDSITAATREYRATSDALAGFFPGVLVEDESSTMAGADVYTTYVDWCAEEGLKASEVWSRKALYGAMEERNVMKKKTNKGISLVGIRPADAPATAAGPGIFAKN, from the coding sequence GTGGAGTTCGCGGCCATTTTGGGCAAGTTCGATCAAGTGACTGAGGAAGCTGACGGCGGATATCTCGCGGTCTGCCCCGCACACAACGACTCGCGTCCGTCGCTGCGTATTTGGCGCGGAGACGATGACAAGGTGCGCATGACGTGCCGTGCCTCGTGTGAGACGAAGGACGTGATCAAGGCGGTTGGCCTTCCCTGGGCTGCGCTCTTCAACGCCACTGGGGAAGGCAACACCGTTCCGCGTGAGGCTCCGAAGCTCGTAACGGGCGTTCCGGTGACGAAGCTCCGCATGTGGCTGGACAGCCTGTACGTCAACTCTGTTGGCGACGCGGCGGATTACGCGGCTGACCGATTCGGGCTCACGCTGGACGACTTCACTCGGTTGGAGCTGGGCGCATCGGTTGCCGTGGCCGACCCGTACGCTACGCCCGACTTCATTTCTCAGTCGTTCGCGCGCTTTCCGCGTCTCGTGGTCCCCCTGACCGGTTTCGATGGAGTCACACGCGGCGCTCAGGGGCGAGACCTTAGCGGCAAGTGCCCGGGGCGTTGGCTGTCCCTGAGCAACCCTGAGGGGCAGCGCTGGGCACAGTACGGGGTCTTTCGCGGAGAGTCGGGTTACGGCGCCGTGATCGTCTCTGAGGGCCCTGGGGACGGGCTTACGTCCGTGGCTCTGGGATACGACGCGGTGTGCATTCGGGGTGCTGCTTTGGCGGGATCTCCGGACCTGTTGGCGGAGCTTGCCGAAGGGCTGAAGGGTTCTCAGGTCATCGCGGCTGGGGACAACGACGAAGCGGGACAGCGCTTCAACCGGGCGTTGGCTGACGGGTTGAAGCCGTACGGCATCGACGTCTACGCGTTGCCCATTCCTGACCTGGGCCCGAAGACGGACGTGACGAAGTGGCGGGAAGCGAACCCGGACATCTTCGCGCCTGCCTTTCACGCTGCGGTCAAATCGGCTCAGCCCGTCATTGACCGGGCGGTTGCTGAGGCAGCGCACCGTAAGGCGGAAGTTGCTCAGCGCACGGGGGCAACGGTCGTGTCCAGTGATCAGGGCGCCGACGCTGCCCGCATCCTGGGTGAGCTTGCCGCAACGTACGGCGAAGAAGCCGACGCGATGAACGCCTATGCGCTCGTGGCGTTCACGGAAGGCCGGATCAAGCACGCAACGGGGCTGGGCTTCTTCGTGTGGGACGGGGTGACCTGGGTCAAGTCGGCCACGCGCGTTCGGCAGGAGATTCACGCCATGGGTGCGGCGCTCGTGCTGGCAGGCTTCGTGAAGGAGTCGCGCGGCTTCACGTCAACGAGCAAGATCAATAACCTGTTGGAAGAGCTGCGCAGCGTGCCCAGCGTGTACGTGGACGCTGAGGAGTTCGACGCGAAGCCCCACCTGTTGAGCTTCGCTAACGGCGTGGTGGACCTTCGTACGGGCAAGCTCCGCGCGCACGACAAGGAAGACATGCTTACCGTGTCTCTCCCCCTGGACTATGACCCGGACGCGAAGGCTCCGCGCTGGGAACAGTTCATCGCGGAAATCTTCCCGGGCAACCCGGATCTCATTGACTACGTTCGCCGGCTCGTGGGCTACGGCATTACGGGGAACACGTCGGAACAGTGCTTTGCGGTGCTCTGGGGCAAGGGCGCCAACGGCAAATCCGTCTTCACGGAGACGCTGACGGACGTGTTCGGGCGCATCACGTCCACCACTCCGTTCGCCACGTTTGAGGACAAGGGCAACGGCGGGGGCATCCCGAATGACCTTGCTGCCCTTCGCGGTGCGCGTCTCGTTATGGCGTCCGAAGGCGAGTCGGGCAAGCCCATGTCGGAAGCCGTCTTGAAGCGCGTGACGGGCAAGGACAAGGTAACGGCAAGGTTCCTGAGGCAGGAGTTCTTTACCTTCGCGCCCACGTTTTTGATCATGCTCGCCACGAACCACAAGCCGAAGTTTCGGTCTCAGGACGAAGGGCTTTGGCGAAGGGTGAAGTTGATTCCTTTCGCCCGGTACTTCGCGCCGAACGAGCGGGATTACGACCTTGACAGGAAGCTTCGCGCTGAGGCCGCTGGGATTATCGCGTGGGCCGTGCGCGGGGCAGTCGAGTGGTACGCCCAGGGGCTTCGCGACCCGGACAGCATCACGGCAGCAACACGTGAGTACCGCGCGACGTCAGACGCTTTGGCGGGCTTCTTCCCGGGCGTGCTCGTTGAGGACGAGTCCAGCACGATGGCGGGCGCCGACGTGTACACCACGTACGTGGATTGGTGCGCCGAGGAAGGCTTGAAGGCTTCCGAAGTGTGGTCGCGCAAGGCGCTGTACGGAGCGATGGAAGAGCGCAATGTGATGAAGAAGAAGACCAACAAGGGGATCTCTCTCGTGGGCATCCGGCCGGCTGACGCACCTGCCACCGCTGCGGGTCCGGGGATCTTCGCGAAGAACTAG
- a CDS encoding HNH endonuclease has product MTHDAKCPCGPCKAKRRKGYIKDYYRKLPKDKRHTLTHRKRAQDYGVEHEPYSRTEIMRRWGYRCAYCDARAMHLDHVHPLSKGGADKASNILPACAGCNLSKGAKTLADWALTF; this is encoded by the coding sequence GTGACGCATGACGCGAAGTGCCCGTGCGGCCCGTGCAAGGCGAAGCGCCGCAAGGGATACATCAAGGACTACTACCGGAAACTTCCGAAGGACAAGCGGCACACCCTCACGCACCGCAAGCGCGCCCAGGACTACGGCGTTGAACACGAGCCGTACAGCCGCACAGAGATCATGCGCCGATGGGGCTACCGCTGCGCCTACTGCGACGCACGGGCCATGCACCTGGACCACGTCCACCCGCTCAGCAAGGGGGGCGCCGACAAGGCTTCCAACATCCTGCCTGCGTGCGCCGGCTGCAACTTGAGCAAGGGCGCGAAGACGCTTGCCGACTGGGCGCTGACGTTCTAG
- a CDS encoding peptidoglycan-binding protein, with product MTKILTALGAIAKAEIGYREGKSNGRWNNAQKFSKEVPGLEWSDYQAWCATFVSWVALKAGAADLFPRTASCWAGVQWFKRAGRFSEYPAIGAQVFFGSGGGSHTGLVYAYDADYIYTYEGNTNGNGSAEGDGVYAKKRARRDAYTYGYGYPDLPGGVSADPKAAKFGYKVAATAKLPAPAKPKPKYEPFPGSAFFKGKPKSSIVTALGKRLVAVGCSAYKSGPGPQWSDADKASYAKWQRKCGYTGADADGWPGKSSWDKLKVPKV from the coding sequence ATGACGAAGATCCTTACGGCGCTGGGCGCGATAGCTAAGGCAGAGATCGGGTACCGCGAAGGGAAGTCAAACGGGCGTTGGAACAACGCACAGAAATTCTCCAAGGAAGTTCCGGGCCTTGAGTGGTCGGACTATCAGGCGTGGTGCGCAACGTTCGTGTCCTGGGTCGCGCTGAAGGCTGGGGCTGCGGATCTGTTCCCGCGTACCGCTTCGTGTTGGGCCGGAGTCCAGTGGTTCAAGCGGGCGGGACGCTTCAGCGAGTACCCCGCGATTGGCGCTCAGGTCTTCTTCGGTAGCGGCGGTGGCAGCCACACGGGACTTGTGTACGCGTACGACGCGGATTACATCTACACGTACGAGGGGAACACGAACGGCAACGGGAGCGCCGAAGGGGACGGGGTGTACGCGAAGAAGCGTGCTCGCCGTGACGCGTACACGTACGGCTACGGATACCCGGATCTTCCGGGCGGTGTATCTGCGGACCCGAAGGCCGCGAAGTTCGGTTACAAGGTCGCTGCGACCGCGAAGCTTCCCGCGCCGGCTAAGCCGAAGCCGAAGTATGAGCCGTTCCCGGGCTCCGCGTTTTTCAAGGGCAAGCCTAAGTCGTCCATCGTGACGGCCCTGGGTAAGCGACTCGTTGCAGTCGGGTGCTCGGCTTACAAGAGCGGCCCCGGCCCCCAGTGGTCGGACGCTGACAAGGCTTCGTACGCGAAGTGGCAGCGGAAGTGTGGTTACACGGGCGCGGACGCTGACGGTTGGCCTGGCAAGTCGTCGTGGGACAAGCTGAAGGTCCCGAAGGTCTGA
- a CDS encoding DNA cytosine methyltransferase has protein sequence MSILELCAGYGGLGIAVEALTGDKVTVVAEVHKAACEVMAYRFPDAPNIGDVQYAPWEALRGEVDTITAGFPCQDISNAGKREGIKGERSGIWFNIADGIRIIRPRYVYLENVGAIRNRGQAAVLSSLSEIGYDAVWTAIRASDIGAPHERLRWFCVATPSDPDSIGR, from the coding sequence GTGAGCATCCTCGAACTCTGCGCAGGCTACGGCGGGTTGGGAATTGCCGTGGAAGCGCTCACCGGAGACAAGGTCACGGTCGTCGCTGAGGTCCACAAGGCAGCGTGCGAAGTCATGGCGTACCGGTTCCCCGACGCGCCCAACATCGGAGACGTTCAGTACGCCCCGTGGGAAGCACTGCGCGGCGAAGTAGACACGATCACGGCGGGCTTCCCCTGCCAAGACATCAGCAACGCGGGCAAGCGAGAGGGTATCAAGGGTGAGCGTTCCGGGATTTGGTTCAACATCGCTGACGGAATTCGGATCATTCGACCGCGATACGTCTACTTGGAGAACGTCGGAGCGATCCGAAATCGGGGACAAGCAGCGGTGCTCAGTTCGCTTTCCGAAATCGGGTATGACGCGGTCTGGACGGCTATACGAGCTAGTGACATTGGAGCCCCGCACGAAAGGCTTCGTTGGTTCTGCGTTGCCACTCCTTCCGACCCCGACAGTATCGGACGCTAA
- a CDS encoding DNA (cytosine-5-)-methyltransferase: MTAIARLFPRDRADVLFKTPTANLGRNGSAQHPDKRKAGGHGPTLEDEVVFLLNVTPEDELPDDGPHSPAEWWGPFARAVYRWELIRQTAAPVPVVRGPRGGVKLSPDFAEWLMGLDPGWVTSVPGLTHAEKLERIGNGVVPHQAFYAFRELKKTLDARED; this comes from the coding sequence GTGACAGCGATTGCGCGACTGTTCCCGCGTGATCGGGCGGACGTGCTCTTTAAGACTCCCACCGCGAACCTGGGCCGGAACGGCAGCGCGCAGCACCCGGACAAACGCAAGGCGGGCGGACACGGCCCGACCCTGGAAGACGAAGTTGTGTTCCTGCTGAACGTCACGCCTGAGGATGAGTTGCCCGATGACGGGCCGCACTCTCCTGCCGAGTGGTGGGGACCGTTCGCGCGCGCGGTGTATCGCTGGGAGCTGATCCGGCAGACAGCCGCGCCGGTCCCGGTTGTGCGTGGTCCCCGTGGCGGGGTGAAGCTCTCCCCCGATTTCGCTGAGTGGTTGATGGGGCTTGACCCGGGCTGGGTTACGAGCGTTCCGGGGCTTACGCACGCGGAGAAGTTGGAGCGCATCGGCAACGGCGTGGTCCCGCATCAGGCTTTCTACGCGTTCCGGGAGCTGAAGAAGACGTTGGACGCGCGCGAAGACTGA
- a CDS encoding deoxynucleotide monophosphate kinase family protein, which translates to MAYYRSVGLIGLARAGKDSVAARLRQRYGYQRVAFADPVRAAALRTDPLIPTSYGVHTRLSTLVNAAGWDYAKTTYPEVRRVLQNIGQTVRDMDPDFWVRAAFPAIEAAKTLNLPVVVSDVRYENEARALLLDGFTLIRVTRPGTGLAGDAGRHKSETELDAWATDLTIGNTGSLDDLNSTVDSLTLPRN; encoded by the coding sequence GTGGCCTACTACAGGAGCGTTGGGCTGATCGGGCTTGCACGCGCGGGGAAGGACTCTGTTGCCGCGCGGCTTCGGCAGCGCTACGGGTACCAGCGGGTTGCCTTTGCGGACCCGGTACGAGCTGCGGCCCTTCGGACTGACCCGCTCATCCCGACTTCGTACGGCGTGCATACGCGGCTGTCCACGCTGGTCAACGCCGCAGGATGGGACTACGCGAAGACGACTTACCCTGAGGTCCGCCGCGTGCTTCAGAACATCGGGCAGACCGTTCGCGACATGGACCCGGATTTCTGGGTTCGGGCCGCGTTCCCTGCCATTGAAGCAGCGAAGACGCTCAACCTTCCGGTCGTCGTCTCTGATGTGCGGTACGAGAACGAAGCACGTGCGTTGCTGCTGGACGGCTTCACGCTGATTCGGGTCACGCGCCCCGGTACCGGGTTGGCCGGCGACGCGGGCAGACACAAGAGCGAGACGGAGCTAGACGCGTGGGCAACTGACCTGACGATCGGCAACACGGGGTCGCTGGATGACCTGAACAGCACGGTTGACTCTCTGACCCTCCCCCGGAACTGA
- a CDS encoding DNA polymerase: MITYSHGVNGEPVTIFVPETDGDLRTFMDWARSQPVLALDTETTGLDIFASGYRLRTVQFGTTREAWVIHYELGGRFVEAAQYILKRCPRFLIHNAPFDWLVLDAHANIPLESMAPRTTDTKIKATLIDPRQPQEGGIGTGLKPLSAHYVDPQAPDTQGDLTAVFRSLGLTKATGWAGIDLRHPTYNLYAGLDVIYTARLNPVLDAEHERLGVRPALVDYEHEIAHMCAHMQRAGLVLDLEYVDTLRRMLREEEEKYLTVAARYGVDSVNSGAQVSEALLAMGETLTEQTDGGALKVDKAVLLPLADLDRDWVSIGARAPNPLAEAVLRAKRAGKWVTSYADKFAANVDPNGCIHPTINTLQARTGRMSITGDFAAQTLPSSDWMIRRAVVGDHPDHIFGSVDFQAIEMRVLAALADVKRMKAGFCDPDPDPTLYPDGFDIHMYTARLIKGAAATGRDRKVFKGAGFGKVYGGGISTIARQTGATEAEIARAVAEYDRVFPEIKRASSRWQREARATGMVTVSVTGRRLPLDRHRAYAVVNYQCQSAARDVLGQAMINMRDAGLLEYMKLPIHDEIVFSAPKSDAKDIAREFERCMTMDLYGVPVTAEADLGAHSWGSLYGAAA, encoded by the coding sequence ATGATCACGTACTCACACGGGGTTAACGGTGAGCCGGTAACGATCTTCGTTCCCGAAACGGACGGCGACCTTCGCACCTTCATGGACTGGGCGCGAAGTCAGCCGGTTTTGGCGCTGGATACCGAGACGACCGGCCTTGACATTTTCGCGTCCGGCTATCGGCTGCGCACAGTCCAGTTCGGCACGACGCGTGAAGCATGGGTCATCCATTACGAGCTTGGTGGAAGGTTCGTTGAGGCAGCGCAGTACATCCTGAAACGCTGCCCGCGCTTCCTGATCCACAACGCGCCCTTTGACTGGCTTGTGTTGGATGCGCACGCGAACATCCCGCTTGAGTCGATGGCTCCGCGCACGACGGATACGAAGATCAAGGCCACCTTGATTGACCCGCGTCAGCCTCAGGAAGGCGGCATTGGGACGGGTCTCAAGCCTCTCAGCGCGCACTACGTGGACCCTCAGGCCCCGGACACTCAGGGCGACTTGACGGCCGTGTTCCGCTCGCTGGGGCTGACGAAGGCAACGGGTTGGGCGGGCATCGACCTTCGGCATCCGACTTACAACTTGTACGCGGGCTTGGACGTGATCTATACCGCGCGCCTCAACCCGGTTCTTGACGCGGAGCACGAGCGTCTAGGGGTCCGGCCGGCGCTCGTGGACTACGAGCACGAGATTGCCCACATGTGCGCCCACATGCAGCGCGCGGGGCTCGTGCTGGACCTTGAGTACGTGGACACGCTCCGCCGAATGCTGCGCGAGGAAGAAGAGAAGTACCTGACGGTTGCCGCCCGGTATGGCGTGGACTCCGTCAACTCCGGCGCCCAGGTCTCGGAAGCGCTGCTTGCTATGGGCGAGACGCTGACCGAGCAAACAGACGGCGGTGCCCTCAAGGTCGATAAGGCCGTGTTGCTGCCGCTCGCTGACCTTGACCGAGACTGGGTGAGCATCGGTGCGCGGGCACCAAACCCCCTTGCGGAAGCGGTACTTAGGGCGAAGCGCGCCGGTAAATGGGTCACTTCGTACGCCGATAAGTTCGCGGCCAACGTGGACCCGAACGGGTGCATTCACCCGACAATCAACACCCTTCAGGCACGCACGGGCCGCATGTCCATCACGGGGGACTTCGCCGCGCAGACACTGCCTTCGTCCGATTGGATGATCCGGCGGGCTGTTGTCGGGGACCATCCGGACCACATCTTCGGCAGCGTGGACTTCCAAGCCATTGAGATGCGCGTGTTGGCCGCGTTGGCTGACGTGAAGCGCATGAAGGCTGGATTTTGCGATCCGGACCCGGACCCAACGCTTTACCCGGACGGGTTCGACATCCACATGTACACAGCGCGGCTCATCAAGGGCGCTGCTGCCACGGGGCGGGATCGGAAGGTCTTCAAGGGGGCGGGCTTCGGCAAGGTCTACGGGGGTGGGATCTCCACGATTGCGCGGCAGACCGGAGCGACGGAAGCGGAGATTGCGCGTGCTGTTGCGGAGTACGACCGTGTGTTCCCGGAGATCAAGCGCGCGTCGTCGCGTTGGCAGCGGGAAGCACGCGCAACGGGCATGGTCACGGTCTCTGTCACCGGTCGCCGGCTGCCGCTTGACCGCCACCGCGCGTACGCCGTTGTCAACTACCAGTGCCAGTCAGCAGCTCGTGACGTGTTGGGCCAAGCCATGATCAACATGCGGGACGCGGGGCTCTTGGAATACATGAAGCTCCCCATTCACGATGAGATCGTGTTCAGCGCCCCGAAGTCGGACGCAAAGGACATTGCGCGCGAGTTTGAGCGCTGCATGACCATGGACCTGTACGGCGTTCCAGTCACGGCGGAAGCCGATCTAGGAGCGCACTCGTGGGGCTCCCTGTATGGCGCTGCCGCGTAG